Sequence from the Terriglobales bacterium genome:
GGGAGGTGTTTTCGGGCCAGGTCCAGTCCGCCGATTACAACCAGGCGTGGTGGAAGCTGCGGCTGAAGTACCAGGGCATAACGCCGCCCGTGACTCGCACCGAGCAGGATTTCGATCCCGGCGCGAAATATCACGTGCCCGGCAACGTGCCGTACACGCGCTACTTTCTGGCCGACGTGCTCCAGTTCCAGTTCCATCGCGGCCTGTGCAAATCGATCGGCTACAGCGGGCCGCTACATCGCTGCTCCATCTACAACAACAAGGCGGCCGGCGCGCGCCTGAAGAAGATGCTGGAGATGGGACAAAGCCGCCCCTGGCCCGATGCTCTGGAGGAGCTGACCGGCGAGCGCCAGATGGACGCCACTGCAATCCTGGATTATTTCGCACCGCTGCAGAAGTGGCTGGATGAGCAGAACGCGAAGAATGGCGTGAAGGTCGGATGGTAATCAGCTGCCGCACCGAAAGGTGCAACTCAATTAGCCGGAACAGCGGCTAATTACGCTCGCGTTGCGGCAGCAGCGCGCGGAAAAGAAAGTTCACCAGCATGAGCACGACCGCGCCGATAAAGGCCGCGCCGAAGCCGGCGATGTGGAATCCCGGCACCAGGGCCGATGCGATCCAGAGCATCAGGGCGTTGATAACCAGCCAGAACAGTCCCAGCGTGATGATGGTCAGCGGGAGGGTGATGAGCTTGAGAAATGCGCCCAGGGTGGCATTGATCAGGCCGATGATGACGGCGGCCACTAACGCGGCCCCGAACCCGCTTAAGTAGAAGCCGGGAACGATGTGGGCGACGATGATCAACGACAATGCGCTGAGGATCCAGTGGAGCAGCAGTCGAACCATAAAGAGATCCAGTCTCAAGATTCAGCCGTCAGCCGGAAGGACCGAATTGTACGCGCCCGGGCCGTGGGAGGCTAGCGCTCGCTGAGGTTACTGCCGGCGGCAAGCATGGCAATCGATTTTTCAAGACGTCGCACG
This genomic interval carries:
- a CDS encoding phage holin family protein is translated as MVRLLLHWILSALSLIIVAHIVPGFYLSGFGAALVAAVIIGLINATLGAFLKLITLPLTIITLGLFWLVINALMLWIASALVPGFHIAGFGAAFIGAVVLMLVNFLFRALLPQRERN